One window of Felis catus isolate Fca126 chromosome D4, F.catus_Fca126_mat1.0, whole genome shotgun sequence genomic DNA carries:
- the LOC123381805 gene encoding olfactory receptor 1L8-like, giving the protein MFFVLAGFMIMERVNQTSSVSEFILLGLSSRPGDQKPLFILFLTMYLVTITGNLLIILAIHSDPQLQTPMYFFLSFLSFTDICFTTTIVPRMLVNFLSEKTISYAECLTQMYFIYVLANTDSFLLVVMAFDRYVAICDPFHYVTTMNHHRCVLLVAFSCTFPHFHSLLHTLLLNRLTFCDNNVIHHFLCDINPLLKLSCSSTFLNEIVIMSEGSVVLVTPFVCITFSYIRILITVLKIPSAAGKRKAFSTCGSHLTVVTLFYGSIFYVYLQPLSNYTVRDRVATIVYTLLTSMLNPFIYSLRNKDLKQGLRKLMGRRKS; this is encoded by the coding sequence ATGTTCTTTGTTTTAGCTGGCTTCATGATCATGGAAAGAGTCAACCAAACCAGCAGTGTTTCTGAGTTCATCCTCCTGGGACTCTCCTCCCGGCCTGGGGACCAGAAGCCACTCTTTATCCTCTTCCTCACCATGTACCTGGTCACCATAACAGGGAACCTGCTCATCATCCTCGCCATCCACTCTGACCCCCAGCTCCAGAcccccatgtatttcttcctgagtttCCTGTCCTTCACTGACATTTGCTTTACAACAACCATTGTCCCCAGGATGCTAGTGAACTTCCTGTCAGAAAAGACCATCTCCTATGCTGAGTGCCTGAcacagatgtattttatttacgTTCTGGCCAACACTGACAGCTTCCTCCTGGTGGTCATGGCCTttgaccgctatgtggccatctgtgaCCCCTTCCACTATGTCACCACCATGAACCACCACCGCTGTGTCCTGCTGGTGGCCTTTTCCTGCACATTTCCTCACTTCCACTCACTCCTACACACACTGCTACTGAATCGTCTCACCTTCTGTGACAACAATGTTATCCATCACTTCCTCTGTGACATCAACCCTCTGCTGAAATTGTCCTGCTCCTCCACATTTCTCAATGAAATCGTGATAATGTCAGAAGGTTCTGTTGTTTTGGTGACCCCCTTTGTGTGCATCACCTTCTCTTATATACGAATCCTCATCACAGTTCTCAAGATCCCCTCAGCTGCTGGGAAACGcaaagccttctccacctgtggctcTCACCTCACTGTGGTAACCCTCTTTTATGGAAGCATCTTCTATGTCTATTTACAGCCCCTGTCCAACTACACTGTGAGAGATCGTGTGGCAACAATTGTCTACACACTTCTTACCTCCATGCTGAACCCTTTTATCTATAGCCTGAGAAACAAAGACCTGAAACAGGGCCTGAGGAAACTGATGGGCAGgaggaagtcctag
- the LOC111557539 gene encoding olfactory receptor 1L8-like: protein MERVNQTSSVSEFILLGLSSRPGDQKPLFILFLTMYLVTITGNLLIILAIHSDPQLQTPMYFFLSFLSFTDICFTTTIVPRMLVSFLSEKTISYAGCLTQMYFIYALGNTDSCLLAVMALDRYVAICDPFHYVTTMNHHRCVLLVAFSCSLPHLHSLLHTLLLNRLTFCDNNVIHHFLCDLSPLMKLSCSSTFLNEIVIMSECSVVLVTPFLCITFSYIRILITVLKIPSAAGKCKAFSTCGSHLTVVTLFYGSIFYVYLQPLSTYTARDHIATLVYTVLTSMLNPFIYSLRNKDLKQGLRKLMGRRKSQAAPS from the coding sequence ATGGAAAGAGTCAACCAAACCAGCAGTGTTTCCGAGTTTATCCTCCTGGGACTCTCCTCCCGGCCTGGGGACCAGAAACCACTCTTTATCCTCTTCCTCACCATGTACCTGGTCACCATAACAGGGAACCTGCTCATCATCCTCGCCATCCACTCTGACCCCCAGCTCCAGAcccccatgtatttcttcctgagtttCCTGTCCTTCACTGACATTTGCTTTACAACAACCATTGTCCCCAGGATGCTAGTGAGCTTCCTGTCAGAGAAGACGATCTCCTATGCTGGGTGTCTGAcacagatgtattttatttatgctcTGGGCAACACTGACAGCTGCCTCCTGGCGGTCATGGCCCttgaccgctatgtggccatctgtgaCCCCTTCCACTATGTCACCACCATGAACCACCACCGCTGTGTCCTGCTGGTGGCCTTTTCCTGCTCACTTCCTCACCTCCACTCACTCCTACACACACTGCTACTGAATCGTCTCACCTTCTGTGACAACAATGTTATCCATCACTTCCTCTGTGACCTCAGTCCCCTGATGAAATTGTCCTGCTCCTCCACATTTCTCAATGAAATTGTGATAATGTCAGAATGTTCAGTTGTTTTGGTGACCCCCTTTCTGTGCATCACCTTCTCTTATATACGAATCCTCATCACAGTTCTCAAGATCCCCTCAGCTGCTGGGAAATGcaaagccttctccacctgtggctcTCACCTCACTGTGGTAACCCTCTTTTATGGAAGCATCTTCTATGTCTATTTACAGCCCCTGTCCACCTACACTGCCAGGGACCACATAGCAACACTTGTCTACACAGTTCTTACCTCCATGCTGAACCCTTTTATCTATAGCCTGAGAAACAAAGACCTGAAACAGGGCCTGAGGAAGCTGATGGGCAGGAGGAAATCCCAGGCAGCACCCTCTTGA
- the LOC109493962 gene encoding olfactory receptor 1J4-like, producing MITTISQSLTLPTPSIPSRDKNNMRPKNQSSMSEFLLLGLPIWPEQQGMFFTLFLGMYLTTVLGNLLIILLIRLDSRLHTPMYFFLSHLAFSDISFSSVTVPKMLMNMQTQHLSIPYVACISQMYFFIFFVCLDNFLLAVMAYDRYVAICQPLHYTTVMREELCILLVAGSWFFSCAHALLHALLLSRLSFCADNTIPHFFCDLTALLKLICSDTSLNELVIFTEGGVFAFLPLCAILGSYIRIGATILGVPSIKRICKALSTCGSHLLVVFLFYGTLAMIYFIPSSNNSKVKDIVVSVIYTVVTPMLNPFIYSLRNGDMKLALGILYRRKIIFSK from the coding sequence ATGATAACCACCATATCTCAGTCCCTGACACTTCCTACTCCTTCCATCCCCAGCAGAGATAAGAACAACATGAGGCCTAAGAACCAGAGCAGCATGTCCGAGTTCCTACTCCTAGGGCTCCCCATATGGCCAGAGCAGCAGGGCATGTTCTTCACCCTGTTCCTGGGCATGTACCTGACCACGGTGCTGGGGAACCTGCTCATCATCCTGCTCATCAGGCTGGACTCTCGCCTCCACacgcccatgtacttcttcctcagcCACTTGGCCTTCTCTGATATCTCTTTCTCATCTGTCACCGTCCCAAAGATGCTGATGAACATGCAGACTCAGCACTTATCCATCCCCTATGTGGCATGCATTTCCCagatgtattttttcatattttttgtctgtcttgACAATTTCCTTCTTGCAGTGATGGCATATGACAGGTATGTGGCCATCTGTCAACCACTCCACTACACCACTGTCATGAGGGAGGAGCTGTGTATCTTACTGGTGGCTGGATCCTGGTTCTTCTCTTGTGCCCATGCCCTATTGCATGCTCTCCTTCTGTCCCGCCTGTccttctgtgctgacaatacCATCCCTCATTTCTTTTGTGATCTCACTGCCCTTTTGAAGTTGATCTGCTCAGACACCTCCCTCAATGAGCTAGTTATCTTCACCGAAGGGGGAGTCTTTGCCTTCCTGCCATTGTGTGCTATTTTGGGCTCTTATATTCGCATTGGGGCCACCATCCTAGGGGTTCCCTCCATCAAGAGGATCTGCAAAGCCTTGTCTACCTGTGGCTCCCACCTTCTTGTGGTGTTTTTGTTCTATGGGACTCTTGCAATGATTTACTTCATTCCTTCATCAAACAATTCCAAAGTCAAAGATATAGTTGTTTCAGTTATATATACAGTGGTGACACCCATGTTAAACCCCTTTATCTATAGCCTGAGGAATGGGGACATGAAATTGGCTCTGGGGATACTTTAtaggaggaaaattattttttctaagtaa